The following proteins come from a genomic window of bacterium:
- the def gene encoding peptide deformylase → MKIFKYGSEVLRKKAGKVVWSEETRKLISDMFKTMREERGVGLAAPQVGKSARIIVIDIGEGGVALVNPEITEKRGKETSVEGCLSFPGIEFEIERAGEVEVRGLNDEGCEVNITACGLFARALQHEIDHLDGILIVDRTTFLSRKLASSKLKKLIKESKKNEMLS, encoded by the coding sequence ATGAAAATTTTTAAATACGGTTCGGAAGTGTTAAGGAAAAAAGCGGGAAAAGTGGTTTGGTCCGAAGAGACCAGAAAACTTATTTCGGATATGTTTAAAACAATGAGAGAGGAAAGGGGAGTCGGCCTTGCCGCGCCCCAGGTTGGAAAATCAGCAAGGATAATAGTTATAGATATAGGAGAAGGCGGGGTTGCTCTGGTTAATCCCGAAATAACGGAAAAAAGGGGGAAAGAAACATCTGTTGAGGGCTGCCTTAGTTTTCCCGGTATTGAATTTGAAATAGAGAGGGCCGGAGAAGTTGAAGTAAGGGGCTTAAATGATGAAGGCTGTGAAGTGAACATAACGGCCTGCGGCCTTTTTGCGCGCGCGCTGCAGCATGAGATAGACCATCTTGACGGTATTCTGATTGTTGACAGGACAACTTTTTTAAGCAGGAAACTTGCTTCAAGCAAATTGAAAAAGCTGATAAAGGAAAGCAAAAAAAATGAAATGCTATCTTGA
- a CDS encoding ARMT1-like domain-containing protein — protein sequence MKCYLECIPCFVKQAVEAGNILSSTASQREEILQKSLKLIINMDRDMTPPEAGMKIHSIIKFITGRKDPYKGIKDYYNNLGPEFYKKYKKKVNKSKDRLLTAVRCAIAGNVVDFGVAGEFDAEKDIEKVMTQDFAYFDYDDFKKILSKSRSILYLADNVPETFFDRILIEELEGKEITYAVKSAPIINDATVEDALIAGIDGTTRVVESGSCAPGTVLSLCSAEFLQTMKESDMVISKGQGNYEALEDMKGKDVFFMLKAKCKVVAKHLNVKVGDIIFKYKGGK from the coding sequence ATGAAATGCTATCTTGAATGCATACCCTGTTTCGTAAAACAGGCTGTCGAAGCCGGGAATATACTTTCGTCCACCGCAAGCCAGAGAGAAGAAATTTTACAGAAAAGCCTTAAGCTGATAATAAATATGGACAGGGATATGACCCCGCCCGAAGCAGGGATGAAGATACATTCGATAATAAAATTCATTACGGGCAGAAAAGACCCTTATAAGGGGATAAAAGATTATTATAATAATCTCGGACCGGAATTCTATAAAAAATATAAGAAAAAAGTCAATAAATCGAAAGACAGACTTTTAACTGCGGTTAGATGTGCTATTGCGGGAAACGTTGTTGATTTTGGCGTGGCGGGCGAGTTTGACGCCGAAAAAGATATCGAAAAAGTGATGACCCAGGATTTCGCGTATTTTGATTACGATGACTTCAAAAAGATTCTGTCGAAATCGCGTTCGATCCTGTATCTCGCGGACAATGTCCCTGAAACATTTTTCGACCGTATACTTATCGAGGAATTGGAGGGTAAAGAGATTACGTACGCTGTCAAGTCGGCGCCCATAATAAATGATGCCACCGTTGAAGACGCGTTGATAGCGGGAATTGACGGGACTACCCGCGTTGTTGAAAGCGGCTCCTGCGCGCCCGGCACGGTGCTAAGCCTGTGCAGCGCCGAATTTCTGCAGACAATGAAGGAAAGCGATATGGTCATAAGCAAAGGACAGGGTAATTATGAGGCATTGGAAGATATGAAAGGCAAGGATGTGTTCTTTATGCTTAAAGCAAAATGCAAGGTGGTTGCAAAACATTTAAATGTGAAAGTCGGGGATATAATCTTCAAGTATAAAGGTGGAAAATGA
- a CDS encoding radical SAM protein, with translation MKYLYGPVISRRLGLSLGVDLIPLKTCSFNCVYCQLSSTASCVTERKDYVSPEEVIDEFYEFNSENIQYDWITFSGSGEPTLNASLGYIIQEIKKSASKKICVITNGSLISSGEVRRDLLGADLVMPSLDAVSPEIFQKINRPFKGADVEKIISGLIEFRKEFMGRIWLEIMFVKGINDNSSEIAKFSEVIKKIKPDKVHLNTVIRPPSEKNILPVDRYTLIKIADQLGDRADVIGNLPEVPQFEKGRLNAENLLGLLESHPATLEEIMNSFGATKFAAAKILEELVKLRKVEEKRFENKVYYVLKP, from the coding sequence ATGAAATATTTGTACGGTCCTGTTATATCACGCAGGTTGGGATTATCGCTCGGTGTTGACCTTATCCCTTTGAAAACGTGTTCCTTCAATTGTGTTTATTGCCAGTTGTCGTCTACCGCAAGCTGTGTGACAGAGAGAAAGGATTATGTTTCCCCTGAAGAGGTTATAGATGAGTTTTACGAATTCAACAGTGAAAATATCCAATATGACTGGATAACTTTTTCCGGTTCGGGAGAGCCGACTTTGAATGCGTCTTTGGGGTATATAATACAGGAAATAAAAAAATCAGCTTCAAAAAAAATCTGTGTGATTACCAACGGTTCATTAATAAGTTCAGGCGAAGTGAGACGGGACCTGCTCGGCGCGGACCTGGTTATGCCTTCCCTGGATGCTGTTTCCCCGGAGATATTTCAAAAGATAAACAGGCCGTTTAAAGGGGCGGATGTGGAAAAGATTATCAGCGGGCTTATTGAGTTCAGGAAAGAGTTTATGGGCCGGATATGGCTTGAAATAATGTTTGTCAAAGGCATAAATGACAACAGCTCCGAAATCGCAAAATTTTCAGAGGTTATAAAAAAGATTAAGCCGGATAAGGTTCATTTGAATACCGTTATCAGGCCGCCGTCCGAAAAAAATATACTGCCTGTCGACAGGTATACGCTTATAAAGATAGCGGATCAGTTGGGGGATAGGGCGGATGTCATAGGCAATTTACCGGAGGTCCCCCAATTTGAAAAAGGCAGATTGAACGCGGAAAATCTCCTTGGCCTTCTGGAAAGCCATCCTGCGACGCTTGAAGAGATTATGAACTCGTTCGGCGCGACAAAATTTGCCGCGGCAAAGATACTTGAAGAACTTGTAAAATTAAGGAAGGTGGAAGAAAAAAGATTTGAGAATAAAGTGTATTATGTGCTCAAACCATGA
- a CDS encoding CvpA family protein encodes MFFNWLDIILLIIILHGARKGMQRGFSAGIISLIGFVSAGILALHFYKDVGAKIENLIPIGERFSGFIAFGIICALIIFASVLVQKFFHSVLQMRFVDNFEKYGGAVVGCLKRTLMIGIVFYGCLFIGTFTEVPPAVVESGEHSVIAGMIFNIFNGAYRTSIAITGSEDNLAEQEIISRNHGSPGYAKRKKS; translated from the coding sequence ATGTTTTTTAACTGGCTTGATATAATTTTACTTATAATAATTTTACATGGCGCGAGAAAGGGCATGCAGAGAGGTTTTTCCGCGGGGATTATTTCGCTTATCGGTTTTGTTTCAGCCGGTATTTTAGCGTTGCATTTTTATAAGGATGTCGGCGCAAAGATAGAGAATCTAATACCCATAGGAGAAAGGTTTTCAGGCTTTATCGCTTTCGGGATTATATGCGCCTTAATAATTTTTGCCAGCGTTTTAGTCCAAAAATTCTTTCATTCGGTTCTGCAGATGAGGTTTGTCGATAACTTTGAGAAGTACGGAGGCGCGGTAGTCGGATGTTTAAAAAGGACATTAATGATTGGGATTGTTTTTTATGGCTGTTTGTTTATCGGAACATTTACGGAAGTGCCTCCTGCCGTTGTGGAAAGCGGCGAACATTCCGTGATAGCAGGAATGATATTCAATATTTTTAACGGCGCTTACAGGACAAGCATAGCCATTACCGGTTCGGAAGATAATCTGGCTGAACAGGAAATTATCAGCAGGAATCACGGCAGCCCGGGTTATGCGAAGCGGAAAAAATCGTGA
- the rplM gene encoding 50S ribosomal protein L13, translated as MKKKSKEKSRKWYLVNAEGQILGRMATRVADILRGKNKPTFEPHADTGDFVVVINAEKVKLTGRKKEQKVYISKSEYQGGQKIVPIKKVMEKKPEMVIFHAVKGMLPKNKLSSAIIKKLKVYAGCEHPHAAQQPENLNLGVK; from the coding sequence ATGAAAAAGAAAAGCAAAGAAAAAAGCCGGAAATGGTATCTGGTAAATGCGGAAGGGCAGATCCTGGGAAGGATGGCCACCAGGGTAGCCGATATTTTGAGGGGAAAGAATAAACCTACTTTTGAGCCGCACGCCGATACCGGAGATTTTGTTGTGGTCATCAACGCTGAAAAAGTTAAGCTGACCGGCAGAAAAAAAGAACAGAAAGTTTATATTTCGAAAAGCGAATATCAGGGCGGGCAGAAAATTGTGCCGATTAAGAAAGTTATGGAAAAGAAGCCGGAAATGGTCATTTTTCATGCGGTTAAAGGCATGCTGCCGAAGAACAAACTGAGCAGCGCCATTATAAAAAAGCTTAAGGTGTATGCCGGTTGTGAACATCCTCATGCGGCTCAGCAGCCGGAAAATCTGAATTTAGGAGTTAAATAG
- the rpsI gene encoding 30S ribosomal protein S9 gives MIEEYRAIGRRKTSVAQVRMMLGKGKIEVNDKPLKTYFNMENLIRLVERPLLDTNNMGKYDVIIRVKGGGVAGQAGAIRHGIARALVRADLSIRGRLKEEGHLTRDDRKKERKKYGRAGARKRFQFSKR, from the coding sequence ATGATTGAAGAATATAGAGCTATCGGAAGGCGGAAAACCTCTGTTGCCCAGGTTCGTATGATGCTGGGAAAGGGGAAAATTGAAGTGAATGATAAACCTTTAAAAACATACTTTAATATGGAAAATTTAATCAGGCTTGTTGAAAGGCCGTTATTGGATACAAATAATATGGGCAAGTATGATGTAATAATCAGAGTTAAGGGCGGCGGAGTTGCGGGTCAGGCCGGGGCTATCAGACACGGCATAGCCAGGGCTCTTGTCAGGGCGGATCTCAGTATCAGAGGGCGCCTTAAAGAAGAAGGGCATCTTACAAGAGACGACCGGAAAAAAGAAAGAAAAAAATATGGCCGGGCCGGCGCCAGAAAGAGGTTCCAGTTCTCGAAACGTTAA
- the argC gene encoding N-acetyl-gamma-glutamyl-phosphate reductase: MVKASIVGATGYTGEEIVKILTRHKSAKIVSLTAKIEQEVFIDDEFPELKHVTHIKCYPFEKEIAAADADVVFLALPHTVSMKFASFFLKRGKKVIDLSADYRLKNAGDYEKWYGCKHVDEDNVQKAVYGLPELYENDIRSANLIANPGCYPTSVILGLAPLLKNNINSSDNFIVDSKTGIMGAGRKASLSFHFPECDGSVWAYKIGQHQHTPEMIQELARISGRKTSVLFTPHVVPSSRGILSTIYADIKKGIKLEEIIGIYADFYGKSPFVRVYPAHKLPHTKDISANNFCDIGFGYDSESGKLIVVSTVDNLLKGAAGQAVQNMNIIYGFDQKEGLI, encoded by the coding sequence ATGGTTAAGGCTTCAATAGTAGGGGCTACGGGATATACAGGGGAAGAGATAGTAAAAATTCTTACAAGGCATAAGAGCGCGAAAATCGTGTCTTTGACGGCCAAAATAGAACAGGAAGTGTTTATTGATGATGAATTTCCCGAATTAAAACATGTTACCCATATTAAATGCTATCCTTTTGAAAAGGAGATAGCCGCCGCTGATGCGGATGTTGTTTTCCTGGCGCTTCCCCATACGGTGAGCATGAAGTTCGCGTCTTTTTTCCTGAAACGGGGCAAAAAGGTTATAGATCTTAGCGCGGATTACAGGCTTAAAAATGCCGGTGATTATGAAAAATGGTACGGCTGTAAGCATGTGGATGAAGATAATGTTCAAAAAGCGGTTTATGGATTGCCGGAATTGTATGAAAATGATATCAGGTCCGCGAATCTTATTGCCAACCCCGGCTGTTATCCGACAAGCGTGATCCTGGGCCTGGCTCCGCTGCTGAAAAACAATATCAACAGTTCAGATAATTTCATAGTTGATTCCAAAACGGGCATTATGGGAGCGGGCAGGAAAGCCAGCCTCAGTTTTCATTTTCCGGAATGTGACGGGAGCGTTTGGGCTTATAAAATCGGACAGCATCAGCATACCCCCGAAATGATCCAGGAATTGGCCAGGATTTCGGGCAGAAAAACCAGTGTTCTTTTTACGCCTCATGTCGTTCCTTCATCACGCGGAATTTTAAGCACCATATATGCGGACATTAAGAAAGGAATAAAATTAGAAGAGATAATCGGCATATATGCCGATTTTTACGGGAAGAGCCCTTTTGTAAGGGTGTATCCGGCCCATAAACTTCCCCATACAAAGGATATCAGCGCGAATAATTTCTGTGACATCGGGTTTGGTTACGACTCTGAATCGGGGAAACTGATAGTCGTATCCACGGTAGACAACCTGCTTAAAGGGGCAGCCGGTCAGGCTGTCCAGAATATGAATATTATATATGGCTTTGACCAGAAAGAAGGATTAATTTGA
- the argJ gene encoding bifunctional glutamate N-acetyltransferase/amino-acid acetyltransferase ArgJ produces MNESFIRNIPQGSITTPKGFKATGGHCGIKRSGKKDLAIIYSDAEDTVAKGLFTTNVLPAAPVLLSRLRLRNGRLRAVVINSGVANACTGQQGYKNADAITEEVADILGLKKNMVAMCSTGKIGVPLPVETIKRGLKYLSKRISSEGGHYAAEAIMTTDTREKQLAYEVTLNGGKVRIGAMAKGAGMINPNMATMLAFITTDAKITAVQMKKILADAVEMSFNRINIDGDMSTNDSVIAMANGLSEVEVKPNSADEKTFRAAFNSICLALAEMIVRDGEGATKFVKVKVTGAKTRKDASLAARAVSNSLLFKVALYGQNPNWGRLMDALGYSGAAISADKISVRFGDIQAVKEGIAVEDSEHLLKTYMKQREVDIFIDLSLGCYQEEILTCDIGRRYIEINI; encoded by the coding sequence ATGAATGAATCTTTTATCAGAAATATACCTCAGGGAAGCATAACCACTCCCAAAGGGTTTAAAGCCACAGGCGGCCATTGCGGCATTAAAAGAAGCGGGAAGAAAGATCTGGCTATAATATATTCCGACGCGGAAGATACTGTTGCGAAAGGTTTATTCACAACAAATGTTCTTCCGGCCGCTCCCGTATTGTTATCCAGGCTGCGCCTCAGGAACGGCAGGCTGAGGGCTGTTGTAATAAACAGCGGCGTCGCCAATGCCTGTACGGGTCAGCAGGGATATAAAAACGCCGATGCAATAACTGAAGAAGTTGCTGATATTCTCGGTTTGAAAAAAAATATGGTCGCGATGTGCTCTACGGGTAAAATAGGGGTCCCTCTTCCCGTTGAAACAATAAAGAGAGGGTTAAAATACCTTTCCAAGAGAATATCCTCTGAGGGCGGGCATTATGCGGCTGAAGCTATAATGACTACTGATACAAGGGAAAAACAATTGGCTTATGAAGTAACTTTGAACGGCGGGAAGGTAAGGATCGGGGCTATGGCAAAAGGCGCCGGTATGATAAATCCGAATATGGCTACAATGCTTGCTTTTATTACCACCGACGCAAAAATAACTGCCGTCCAGATGAAAAAGATTTTGGCTGATGCCGTTGAAATGTCCTTCAACAGGATCAATATAGACGGCGATATGAGCACCAACGATTCTGTAATCGCGATGGCTAACGGCCTTTCGGAAGTTGAAGTTAAGCCGAATTCCGCCGATGAGAAAACGTTCAGGGCGGCTTTTAACAGTATATGCCTTGCGCTTGCGGAAATGATAGTAAGAGACGGGGAAGGGGCTACAAAATTTGTTAAGGTTAAAGTAACAGGGGCAAAAACCAGGAAAGACGCATCGCTTGCGGCCAGGGCTGTGTCAAATTCCCTGTTGTTCAAGGTCGCTCTGTACGGGCAGAATCCGAACTGGGGGAGGCTCATGGACGCGCTGGGTTATTCAGGAGCGGCGATATCCGCCGATAAAATAAGTGTTAGATTCGGAGATATCCAGGCTGTAAAGGAAGGAATTGCAGTGGAAGATTCCGAGCACCTTCTGAAGACCTATATGAAGCAAAGGGAAGTAGATATTTTTATAGATCTTTCGCTGGGATGTTATCAGGAAGAAATCCTGACATGTGATATCGGCAGAAGGTACATAGAAATTAATATTTAG
- the argB gene encoding acetylglutamate kinase, with the protein MEKAISKAAVLIEAMPYIQRFRDKVVVIKFGGNAMSDKAINNNVLRDIVFMELVGMKPVLVHGGGSAISKEMKKAGKEPVFSGGLRVTDLETIRIVEKTLFESVNKELVILVKKFGGRAKPVSGNRDRIINAAKKRFLDPENPGKGIDLGYVGEVKKVNPAKIRKICDEGMIPVIAPLGYGKKGEVFNINADHAAAEIAAALKAEKLVFLTNVKGVMVNRGNDEAYLVPSINVREIEKLKMSKIITGGMLPKVDSCIHAVKSGVHKTHIIDVKIQHSLLLEIFTDKGIGTEIIV; encoded by the coding sequence TTGGAAAAGGCTATTTCAAAAGCAGCTGTTCTTATAGAAGCGATGCCGTATATACAACGCTTCAGGGATAAGGTTGTTGTCATAAAATTCGGCGGAAACGCCATGTCCGATAAGGCTATAAACAATAATGTGTTGAGGGACATTGTTTTTATGGAGCTTGTCGGGATGAAGCCTGTCCTGGTGCATGGAGGCGGCAGCGCTATATCGAAGGAAATGAAAAAAGCAGGTAAAGAGCCGGTATTTTCCGGCGGGCTCAGGGTTACGGATCTTGAGACCATCAGGATTGTCGAGAAAACATTATTTGAATCGGTGAATAAAGAATTGGTTATTTTAGTAAAAAAATTCGGAGGCAGGGCAAAACCGGTCTCAGGAAACAGGGACAGGATAATAAACGCCGCGAAAAAGAGGTTTTTGGACCCTGAAAATCCCGGGAAGGGAATAGACCTCGGTTATGTGGGTGAAGTGAAAAAGGTAAATCCCGCGAAGATCAGGAAAATCTGCGATGAAGGCATGATCCCTGTTATCGCGCCTCTCGGCTACGGGAAAAAGGGGGAAGTTTTCAACATAAATGCCGACCATGCCGCGGCAGAGATTGCAGCCGCTCTTAAGGCGGAAAAACTTGTGTTTTTGACCAATGTGAAAGGCGTAATGGTTAACAGGGGTAATGACGAGGCATATCTGGTCCCTTCCATTAATGTGCGGGAGATCGAAAAATTGAAGATGAGCAAAATTATAACGGGCGGGATGCTGCCCAAGGTGGATTCCTGTATTCATGCAGTAAAATCGGGGGTTCATAAAACACACATAATAGATGTTAAAATCCAGCATTCTCTTTTGCTCGAAATTTTTACTGACAAGGGAATAGGAACTGAAATTATCGTATGA
- a CDS encoding aspartate aminotransferase family protein, translated as MQNSAEDIIKFYNTYVMKTYMWNPIVIVKGKGSWVWDINGRKYLDFFPGWAVSGLGHCNTEVAGAIKKQASTLIHMPNNFMMEHQPLLAKKIIENSFKGKCFFCNSGAEANETAFKIARKYGSQTGRYEIITMKKSFHGRTLAAVTATGQEKYHKGFEPLVPGFKYVGFGSKDELAKAVTDKTVAVMLEPIQGEGGINVSDKDYLAYIRDLCDKNDMLLILDEIQTGMGRTGRMFAYQHYDVEPDVMTLAKTLGGGIPIGAAVAGEKVCDVLEPGNHASTFGGNPLACAAALAVFEVIGENGFLDKAVKKGGYLRKKLEGLKSKYPFIKEVRGVGLMLGMELNIEGGGIFNECLKKNLIINCTSGNVLRFVPSMTVKKSEIDMAINIVDEVFKNVS; from the coding sequence ATGCAGAATTCAGCTGAGGATATTATTAAGTTTTACAACACATATGTTATGAAAACATATATGTGGAATCCCATAGTTATCGTTAAAGGCAAAGGCTCATGGGTTTGGGATATAAACGGCCGGAAATATCTGGATTTTTTTCCGGGTTGGGCTGTCAGCGGGCTGGGACATTGTAACACGGAAGTGGCCGGAGCCATAAAGAAACAGGCGTCCACTCTTATCCATATGCCCAATAATTTTATGATGGAACATCAGCCGCTGCTTGCCAAAAAGATAATAGAAAATTCTTTTAAGGGGAAGTGTTTCTTCTGTAATAGCGGCGCCGAAGCCAATGAAACAGCTTTTAAAATTGCGAGGAAATACGGGAGTCAAACGGGAAGATATGAAATAATAACGATGAAAAAATCATTTCACGGCAGGACTCTTGCGGCTGTGACAGCTACGGGGCAGGAAAAATACCACAAGGGTTTTGAACCGCTCGTCCCGGGCTTTAAATATGTGGGATTTGGCAGTAAGGATGAACTGGCAAAGGCTGTTACGGATAAAACGGTTGCCGTTATGCTTGAGCCTATCCAGGGTGAAGGAGGAATTAACGTTTCGGATAAAGACTATCTCGCGTATATCAGAGACTTATGCGATAAAAATGATATGCTTTTGATACTTGACGAGATACAGACCGGCATGGGCAGGACAGGCAGGATGTTTGCTTACCAGCATTATGATGTTGAGCCGGATGTTATGACTTTGGCTAAAACGCTGGGGGGAGGGATTCCCATAGGAGCTGCTGTCGCCGGCGAAAAAGTATGCGATGTCCTTGAACCCGGGAACCATGCGTCTACCTTCGGCGGCAACCCGCTTGCCTGCGCTGCGGCGCTGGCGGTTTTTGAGGTTATAGGGGAAAATGGTTTTCTTGATAAGGCTGTCAAAAAAGGCGGTTATCTGAGGAAAAAACTTGAAGGCCTTAAATCCAAATATCCTTTCATCAAAGAAGTGAGAGGTGTAGGATTAATGTTGGGTATGGAATTGAATATTGAAGGCGGCGGAATATTCAATGAATGCCTTAAAAAGAATCTCATAATAAATTGTACATCGGGTAATGTGCTAAGGTTTGTGCCGTCAATGACAGTTAAAAAATCGGAAATTGATATGGCGATTAATATAGTTGATGAAGTTTTTAAAAATGTGTCTTAA
- a CDS encoding argininosuccinate synthase, producing the protein MEKVVLAYSGGLDTSVILKWLKEEKGYDVIAFAADLGQGKELDRIEKKAKDTGASKVYVEDLREEFARDYVFEMLKANAVYEDKYLLGTSIARPLIAGKQVEIALKENATAVSHGATGKGNDQVRFELTYAALAPGLKVIAPWREWDFKSRTDLINYAREKKIPIPVSKQNPYSSDRNLLHISFEGGILEDPWMEPPEDMFVMSCSPEKAPDKPVYIEVGFEKGIPVSVNDRKMSPAALLQYMNEAGGANGIGRVDMVENRYVGMKSRGVYETPGGTILREAHIAMESITLDREVQHLKNSLALKYAELVYNGYWFSPEMNILRNTVNETQEKVSGTVRLKLYKGNCIVTGRKSAFSLYSEDFATFEKDSVYDQKDAGGFIKINGLRMRIKKILDGKKYGKK; encoded by the coding sequence ATGGAGAAAGTTGTTCTTGCGTATTCCGGGGGATTAGACACTTCGGTGATATTAAAGTGGCTAAAGGAAGAAAAAGGATATGATGTTATTGCTTTTGCCGCGGACCTGGGGCAGGGAAAAGAACTGGACAGGATTGAAAAAAAGGCAAAAGACACGGGGGCTTCAAAGGTTTATGTAGAAGACCTGAGGGAGGAGTTTGCCCGCGATTATGTTTTTGAAATGCTGAAGGCTAACGCTGTTTATGAGGATAAATATTTGCTGGGGACATCAATAGCCAGGCCCCTGATAGCCGGGAAGCAGGTTGAAATTGCTCTGAAGGAAAATGCAACGGCGGTATCTCACGGCGCTACGGGTAAAGGTAATGACCAGGTAAGGTTTGAACTTACATATGCGGCTCTTGCGCCCGGGCTGAAGGTGATTGCTCCGTGGAGGGAATGGGATTTCAAGTCAAGGACGGATTTGATAAATTACGCCAGGGAGAAAAAAATACCGATTCCGGTATCAAAGCAAAACCCTTATAGTTCCGACAGGAACCTTCTTCACATCAGTTTTGAAGGAGGGATACTGGAAGATCCCTGGATGGAGCCGCCGGAAGATATGTTTGTTATGAGCTGCAGTCCCGAAAAAGCGCCTGATAAGCCGGTTTATATCGAGGTCGGTTTTGAAAAAGGGATTCCTGTATCTGTCAACGACAGGAAAATGAGCCCTGCCGCCCTGCTGCAGTATATGAATGAGGCCGGCGGAGCCAACGGCATAGGAAGGGTGGATATGGTTGAAAACAGGTATGTCGGAATGAAATCAAGGGGAGTCTACGAAACTCCGGGAGGGACTATACTGAGGGAAGCTCATATTGCTATGGAATCAATAACTCTTGACAGGGAAGTTCAGCATCTTAAAAACTCTCTTGCCCTTAAATATGCCGAACTTGTGTATAATGGTTATTGGTTTTCTCCCGAGATGAATATATTAAGGAATACGGTTAATGAAACACAGGAAAAAGTATCCGGGACAGTCAGACTGAAATTATATAAGGGAAATTGCATTGTTACCGGCAGGAAATCCGCATTTTCCCTTTACAGCGAAGATTTTGCCACTTTTGAGAAAGACAGCGTATACGATCAGAAAGACGCCGGCGGTTTTATAAAAATTAACGGATTAAGGATGAGGATTAAGAAAATTCTGGATGGTAAAAAATATGGAAAAAAATAA
- the argH gene encoding argininosuccinate lyase, producing MEKNKKKLWGGRFSKPTNSGVERFTESLSVDIRLYKYDIKGSIAHAEMLAKTGIISRKDSIKIIGGLKKVGEDIEKCDFKFSVSDEDIHMAIERSLTEKIGEAAKKLHTARSRNDQVALDVKMYLKDAAKQITALIEAFQGTIAEKAYAYSDTVFPGMTHMQLAMPVTFGHYMLSFIYMLERDKERLKGLFNRLDEMPLGSCALAGTSLPIDRGYVAKKLGFSKISRNSMDAVADRDYIIEMLSIISVTGIHLSRLCEDLVFYSSSAVNVVNLPEDFCTGSSMMPHKKNPDVAEIVRGKTGSMVGNLVSILVTMKGLPMTYNRDMQEDKKPLFDSIDAVSSCLEIMADLIRGITLNNRVLNEVLGSNLGFLATDLAEYLVSKGVPFRDAHHIIGKMMLSEIATMNPREITLEELRGFSDKFGSDSLAVLDIENSVANKKSQGGTAPVRVKKEIGKWLKKSR from the coding sequence ATGGAAAAAAATAAGAAAAAATTGTGGGGCGGAAGGTTTTCCAAACCCACAAATTCCGGGGTAGAGCGTTTTACCGAATCTCTCTCTGTGGATATCAGGTTGTATAAGTATGATATTAAGGGCAGTATCGCTCATGCCGAAATGCTTGCTAAAACCGGTATAATTTCCCGGAAAGACAGCATTAAAATAATCGGCGGGCTGAAGAAAGTCGGGGAAGATATTGAAAAATGCGATTTTAAATTCTCCGTTTCCGATGAAGATATACATATGGCCATAGAAAGGTCGTTGACCGAAAAAATAGGTGAAGCCGCCAAAAAACTGCATACGGCGAGGAGCAGGAACGATCAGGTCGCGCTGGATGTAAAAATGTATTTAAAAGATGCCGCAAAGCAAATAACCGCGCTTATTGAGGCCTTTCAGGGGACAATAGCGGAAAAAGCTTATGCTTATTCGGATACGGTTTTTCCCGGGATGACACATATGCAGCTGGCTATGCCCGTGACTTTCGGCCATTACATGCTGTCCTTTATATATATGCTTGAGAGGGATAAGGAAAGGTTGAAAGGTCTTTTTAACCGTTTGGATGAGATGCCTCTCGGTTCGTGCGCGCTGGCGGGCACAAGCCTGCCGATTGACAGGGGTTATGTCGCTAAAAAACTTGGATTTTCAAAAATAAGCCGGAACAGTATGGATGCGGTCGCGGACAGGGATTATATTATTGAAATGCTTTCGATCATATCGGTGACAGGCATACATCTCAGCAGGCTCTGCGAAGACCTGGTTTTTTATTCCTCGTCAGCCGTGAATGTTGTCAATCTGCCGGAGGATTTCTGCACCGGTTCGAGTATGATGCCCCACAAAAAAAATCCTGATGTCGCAGAAATTGTGAGGGGTAAGACCGGAAGCATGGTAGGCAATCTTGTATCAATTCTTGTGACAATGAAAGGTTTGCCTATGACCTATAACAGGGACATGCAGGAGGATAAGAAGCCGTTATTTGACTCGATTGACGCTGTGTCATCCTGTCTGGAAATTATGGCTGATTTAATACGTGGAATTACATTGAATAACAGGGTATTAAATGAAGTGCTTGGATCAAACCTCGGGTTTTTAGCGACGGACCTGGCTGAATACCTTGTCAGCAAAGGAGTGCCTTTCAGGGATGCGCATCATATTATAGGTAAAATGATGTTATCTGAGATAGCGACAATGAACCCTCGGGAGATTACACTTGAAGAACTGCGCGGTTTCTCGGATAAGTTTGGATCTGATTCACTGGCGGTTTTGGATATAGAAAACTCTGTGGCGAACAAAAAATCTCAAGGAGGCACAGCACCTGTCAGAGTTAAAAAAGAAATCGGGAAATGGCTTAAAAAAAGCAGATAA